The proteins below come from a single Deltaproteobacteria bacterium genomic window:
- a CDS encoding radical SAM protein — RAEIIDAAVEQLSSGQLLRRVAEFDPDIIGVTGLTTSFASTQTTLHAFHEHFPRAVLLTGGPHLSAWGAPSLAGLPVAAGIAAEGEFAFGDILRAVENDTPLRDIQGIFVKDDRGEWFETGPQRYYKDMDDAPFPARHLFKKHLYRPIPADYRHLPKIPIMSARGCPYGCIFCDKSVFGRRLRGKSPKRTVDEIEHCIRDHGARGIAFLDSTFGTDRRRAREICEEILRRNVKVEWTCTLRADSVDEEMLALFRRAGCWKVRLGIESGDDEIFARLDKGETLDHVRRAAVAADKVGLQSKAFFIVGHLGESEKTLRNTVDFAKSLPLMEVTVQINTPMKNTPQEDMWHEFGDLDRTNLTNSSFWEPVFVPTGLTRDDLIRWQNRFYREFLLRPSVWWRHLRHLRGWADIKRYLSAVSLLAFLLFNRELTAFRRRSAELATAEVA, encoded by the coding sequence CCGGGCCGAAATCATCGACGCGGCGGTCGAGCAGCTTTCCTCGGGGCAGCTCCTGCGCCGCGTTGCCGAGTTCGACCCCGACATCATCGGCGTCACGGGCCTGACGACGAGTTTCGCGTCCACGCAGACCACCCTGCACGCGTTCCATGAGCATTTCCCGCGCGCGGTGCTGCTGACCGGCGGCCCGCACCTGTCGGCGTGGGGCGCGCCGTCGCTCGCCGGATTGCCCGTCGCGGCCGGCATCGCGGCCGAGGGCGAGTTCGCGTTCGGCGACATCCTGCGCGCGGTCGAGAACGACACCCCCCTGCGCGACATCCAGGGCATCTTTGTGAAAGATGATCGCGGGGAATGGTTCGAAACGGGACCGCAGCGCTACTACAAGGACATGGACGACGCGCCGTTCCCGGCGCGGCACCTGTTTAAAAAGCACCTCTACCGCCCGATTCCCGCCGACTACCGGCATCTGCCCAAGATCCCGATCATGTCGGCCCGCGGCTGCCCCTACGGGTGCATCTTCTGCGACAAGAGCGTCTTCGGTCGCCGCCTGCGCGGCAAGAGCCCCAAGCGTACCGTGGACGAGATCGAGCACTGCATCCGCGATCACGGCGCGCGCGGCATCGCATTCCTCGATTCCACGTTCGGCACGGACCGGCGGCGCGCGCGGGAGATCTGCGAGGAGATCCTGCGGCGCAATGTGAAGGTCGAGTGGACGTGCACGCTGCGCGCCGACAGCGTGGACGAGGAGATGCTCGCGCTGTTTCGGCGCGCCGGGTGCTGGAAGGTGCGCCTGGGCATCGAGTCGGGCGACGACGAGATCTTTGCGCGGCTCGACAAGGGCGAGACGCTCGACCACGTGCGGCGTGCGGCGGTGGCGGCGGACAAGGTGGGGTTGCAGTCGAAGGCGTTTTTCATCGTCGGGCATCTCGGCGAGAGCGAAAAGACGCTGCGCAACACGGTCGATTTTGCCAAATCGCTGCCGCTCATGGAGGTGACGGTTCAGATCAACACGCCGATGAAGAACACGCCGCAAGAAGACATGTGGCACGAGTTCGGCGATCTGGACCGGACGAATCTGACGAATTCGAGCTTCTGGGAGCCGGTATTCGTGCCGACCGGGCTGACGCGTGACGATCTCATCCGCTGGCAGAACCGATTCTACCGCGAGTTTCTGCTGCGCCCGAGCGTCTGGTGGCGCCATCTGCGTCACTTGCGCGGGTGGGCCGACATCAAGCGCTATCTGAGCGCGGTGTCGCTACTGGCGTTCCTGCTCTTCAATCGGGAGCTCACCGCGTTTCGACGGCGCAGCGCCGAACTCGCGACGGCGGAGGTGGCTTGA
- a CDS encoding radical SAM protein yields MNAARRWRAFRALAAHDRLFYAHVGATHRCNMRCRMCTVPERGDVEREADPAKFRIVAKELAELGCAVVSIGGGEPMLHRDLPGIVEAFAREGMRVRVLTNGITGSRPTIRALANAGATDMSVSLDSLDPVAQARLEDLPGILPKKMETIAAITHEMPRGTHILNAIVTPQTLPGLRRVARFAGEIGYFSSFIPIHLAASEVEHHFFSDALDLGFAREHREELRAFYGDLARGHVGGVINSRVYLENSLRYLLGEPFDWSCHAGVLYVSVDPSARISICHQFEETDTVEAEGFAERYLRGDWRRRAREASAPCRACYRPCWAEIDHFAENAEAFLGALGTQARGLLRSLKPRAAEEITAIAEEIAGDTIRMEAAEIRVRMIRGNA; encoded by the coding sequence GTGAACGCCGCCAGGCGGTGGAGGGCGTTTCGCGCCCTCGCCGCGCACGACCGTCTCTTCTACGCCCACGTCGGAGCGACGCACCGGTGCAACATGCGCTGCCGCATGTGCACCGTGCCGGAGCGCGGCGACGTGGAGCGTGAGGCGGACCCCGCGAAATTCCGCATCGTCGCGAAGGAACTCGCCGAGCTCGGCTGCGCCGTCGTGAGCATCGGCGGCGGCGAACCCATGCTTCACCGCGACCTGCCGGGCATTGTCGAGGCGTTCGCCCGCGAAGGCATGCGCGTGCGCGTGCTGACGAACGGCATCACCGGTTCGCGGCCCACGATCCGGGCGCTCGCGAACGCCGGCGCGACCGATATGTCGGTCTCGCTCGACAGCCTCGATCCCGTGGCGCAGGCGCGGCTCGAGGATCTGCCCGGCATCCTGCCGAAGAAGATGGAAACGATCGCCGCGATCACGCACGAAATGCCCCGCGGCACGCACATCCTCAACGCCATCGTCACGCCGCAAACCCTGCCGGGGCTGCGCCGTGTCGCGCGCTTCGCCGGGGAGATCGGTTATTTCTCCAGCTTCATCCCGATTCATCTGGCGGCCTCCGAGGTGGAGCACCACTTTTTTTCCGACGCGCTCGATCTGGGTTTCGCGCGCGAACACCGCGAAGAACTGCGCGCGTTCTACGGCGATCTCGCCCGCGGGCACGTCGGCGGCGTCATCAATTCGCGCGTCTATCTCGAAAACTCCCTGCGTTACCTGCTGGGCGAGCCCTTTGATTGGTCGTGTCACGCGGGCGTGCTCTACGTGTCCGTCGATCCTTCCGCGCGGATCTCGATCTGCCACCAGTTCGAGGAGACCGACACGGTGGAGGCCGAAGGCTTCGCCGAGCGCTATCTGCGAGGCGACTGGCGGCGGCGTGCGCGGGAGGCGAGCGCCCCATGCCGCGCGTGTTATCGGCCCTGCTGGGCCGAGATCGATCATTTCGCCGAGAACGCCGAAGCCTTTCTGGGCGCACTCGGCACGCAGGCGCGCGGCCTTCTGAGATCGCTCAAACCACGCGCGGCGGAGGAGATCACCGCGATCGCGGAAGAGATTGCCGGCGACACGATTCGCATGGAGGCGGCCGAGATCCGCGTGCGCATGATCCGGGGAAACGCATGA
- a CDS encoding B12-binding domain-containing radical SAM protein, whose amino-acid sequence MRVLLATPPNRAPLRSEAPMLLRQTTQMPPLGLVRLASALRAGGHEVRLVDLAARDGDDADALRLVDEFRPAMVGVGSTTAQIVDACRLLGAVKARDARIATVLGGPHVKFFGKESAKYAGVDIALAGEADHSIVALANAVEQGGDATSVPGVFTLRDSEVARGPAPEVILDLDALGPVERDWLGDFSYRDPAMPGRLATTEMVRGCPYDCSFCSTPRGVIRMRSATHMADEMESIATRREADSVYFVDDTWNVNPRKCVEFCEELARRPKRPPWMARLRINTMKPELVAAMRAAGCVRVQLGVEAGSDEGMVSLRKRLKVDQVRAAFRLAREHGIDTMGYFMLGLPSDRTVDDVRGTVEFARSLRPTYVLFNVFTPYPHTQLYDDGVRRGIVDARPWDEFVARPTVEFSPQPWTEHLAAPTLYAEMARAYRHFYLRPRRIVAQLLRPATWGKAAQAAYGLLRA is encoded by the coding sequence ATGCGCGTCCTGCTCGCCACGCCGCCCAATCGCGCGCCGCTTCGCTCCGAAGCGCCCATGCTCCTGCGTCAGACGACGCAGATGCCGCCGCTCGGGCTCGTGCGGCTCGCTTCGGCGCTGCGCGCGGGCGGGCACGAGGTGCGTCTGGTGGATCTGGCGGCGCGGGACGGCGACGACGCCGACGCGCTACGGTTGGTCGATGAGTTCCGGCCCGCGATGGTGGGCGTGGGGTCCACGACGGCGCAGATCGTGGACGCCTGCCGTCTGCTCGGCGCGGTCAAGGCGCGCGACGCGCGGATCGCGACGGTGCTCGGCGGGCCGCACGTCAAGTTTTTCGGTAAGGAATCGGCGAAATACGCGGGCGTGGACATCGCGCTCGCGGGCGAGGCGGATCATTCGATCGTCGCGCTGGCGAACGCGGTGGAGCAGGGCGGCGACGCCACGAGCGTGCCGGGTGTCTTTACCCTTCGTGACAGTGAGGTTGCGCGCGGCCCCGCGCCCGAGGTGATTCTCGATTTGGACGCGCTGGGCCCCGTCGAGCGCGATTGGCTCGGCGATTTCTCCTATCGCGATCCCGCGATGCCCGGTCGTCTCGCCACCACCGAGATGGTGCGCGGCTGCCCCTACGACTGCTCGTTCTGCTCCACGCCGCGCGGCGTGATCCGCATGCGCTCGGCGACGCACATGGCCGATGAGATGGAGTCGATCGCGACGCGCCGCGAGGCGGACAGCGTGTATTTCGTGGACGACACGTGGAACGTCAATCCACGCAAGTGCGTGGAGTTTTGCGAGGAACTCGCCCGTCGGCCGAAGCGCCCGCCCTGGATGGCGCGGCTTCGCATCAACACGATGAAACCCGAACTCGTCGCCGCGATGCGCGCCGCGGGGTGCGTGCGCGTGCAGCTCGGCGTCGAGGCGGGCAGCGACGAGGGCATGGTCTCGCTGCGCAAGCGCCTGAAGGTCGACCAGGTGCGCGCGGCGTTTCGTCTCGCCCGCGAGCACGGGATCGACACGATGGGCTATTTCATGCTCGGCCTGCCGAGCGACCGCACGGTGGACGACGTGCGCGGCACGGTCGAGTTCGCACGCTCGCTGCGCCCGACCTACGTGCTGTTCAACGTGTTCACGCCGTACCCGCACACGCAGCTTTACGACGACGGCGTGCGGCGCGGCATCGTGGACGCCCGGCCGTGGGACGAATTCGTAGCCCGTCCGACCGTGGAGTTTTCGCCGCAGCCGTGGACCGAGCACCTCGCGGCGCCCACGTTGTATGCCGAAATGGCGCGTGCGTACCGTCATTTTTACCTGCGCCCTCGGCGCATCGTGGCGCAACTACTGCGCCCCGCTACTTGGGGCAAGGCGGCGCAGGCGGCGTACGGGCTTCTGCGCGCCTGA
- a CDS encoding RNA pseudouridine synthase encodes MSRGDDSACVDVVYEDNHVIAIVKPAGAASQPDRTGDPCIIDTVKTLLKSRDAKPGNVHLASLHRLDRPASGVLLLAKTSKAASRLAEAFRDRRVTKTYLAVVEGSPARDHDRLEQHLKKDAARNTSRIVSANAPGAKSAVLEYRVLARSAMESLVEVNIETGRSHQIRVQLAGAGMPIAGDRRYGAKRGFGPMIALHAARLRFPHPVRDEDVEVSAEIPARWRELFGEKLLGAARTKTAAQTYPATPV; translated from the coding sequence ATGTCGCGCGGCGATGATTCGGCGTGCGTCGACGTCGTTTACGAGGACAACCACGTCATCGCGATCGTGAAGCCCGCGGGCGCGGCCTCGCAGCCCGACCGCACCGGCGATCCCTGCATCATCGATACGGTGAAGACGTTGCTGAAATCGCGCGACGCCAAGCCGGGCAACGTGCATCTCGCGAGTCTTCACCGCCTCGATCGCCCCGCTTCGGGTGTGCTGCTGCTCGCGAAGACGTCGAAGGCGGCATCGCGGCTCGCCGAGGCGTTTCGCGACCGCCGCGTGACCAAGACCTACCTGGCCGTCGTCGAGGGATCGCCCGCGCGCGATCACGACCGACTGGAACAGCATCTGAAGAAGGACGCCGCGCGCAACACCAGCCGCATCGTGTCCGCGAACGCGCCGGGGGCGAAGTCCGCCGTGCTGGAGTACCGCGTGCTCGCGCGCTCCGCGATGGAGTCGCTCGTCGAAGTGAACATCGAGACCGGCCGCAGCCATCAGATCCGCGTTCAGCTTGCCGGAGCGGGAATGCCGATCGCGGGGGATCGGCGCTACGGCGCGAAGCGGGGTTTCGGGCCGATGATCGCTCTGCACGCGGCGCGGCTGCGTTTTCCGCATCCCGTGCGCGATGAAGACGTCGAGGTGAGCGCCGAGATCCCAGCGCGGTGGCGGGAGCTGTTCGGCGAAAAGTTGCTCGGTGCCGCGCGAACGAAGACCGCGGCGCAGACCTATCCGGCGACGCCGGTGTAA
- a CDS encoding PHP domain-containing protein — protein MLKVDLHNHTNFSFDGSMNPRQFAQAVREAGLDVVAVTDHGTRLGGLAVRELDPPFRVIIGCEIMTTHGELIGLFLDSLTKDPPRDMDPVDAAKFIHDAGGVTYLPHPFLPYLGSRMRPEVLPRLASHLDIIEGLNARGSQAAHDRDAVLWALAHKILVGGGSDAHVASGVGNGFVLMDDFDGPVDLLAKLTTGTLVCRAREQTWRSGLNLAFGVTLGYRRIRKMKARIDAGEPLRAAWDKTYTGVAG, from the coding sequence ATGCTCAAGGTCGATCTGCACAACCACACGAATTTCAGCTTCGACGGCTCGATGAATCCCCGGCAGTTCGCGCAGGCCGTGCGGGAGGCGGGCCTCGATGTCGTCGCCGTCACCGACCACGGCACGCGCCTGGGTGGTCTCGCCGTGCGCGAACTCGATCCCCCGTTTCGCGTCATCATCGGCTGCGAGATCATGACGACGCACGGCGAACTGATCGGCCTGTTTCTCGATTCGTTGACGAAGGACCCGCCGCGCGACATGGATCCCGTGGACGCCGCGAAGTTCATCCACGACGCCGGTGGCGTAACCTATCTGCCGCACCCGTTCCTGCCCTACCTCGGCTCGCGCATGCGTCCCGAGGTTTTGCCGCGCCTGGCGTCGCACCTCGACATCATCGAGGGCCTCAATGCGCGCGGCAGCCAGGCCGCGCACGACCGCGACGCCGTGCTCTGGGCGCTGGCGCACAAGATCCTCGTCGGCGGCGGCTCGGACGCGCACGTCGCGTCGGGCGTCGGCAACGGGTTCGTGCTGATGGACGATTTCGACGGCCCCGTCGACCTGCTCGCCAAACTCACGACCGGCACACTCGTTTGCCGCGCCCGCGAACAGACGTGGCGCTCCGGGCTCAATCTCGCATTCGGCGTGACGCTCGGCTATCGACGTATCCGCAAGATGAAGGCGCGCATCGACGCCGGAGAGCCACTGCGCGCCGCGTGGGACAAGACTTACACCGGCGTCGCCGGATAG
- a CDS encoding TIGR03663 family protein: MSLPRSFFLIAALVRLVAGFGRFSRLDLKPMHHDEGVNHHFVDRFLIGEGYAYSPDNFHGPLLYEIAFPVVALLGDDETVLRAMPAVMGLVAVVATLAAAPLVGPVGVLFGASVLAVAAPDVYFSRTFIHEVYLSLFLIATIVFGLRFLRDARPRDLHGTLISLVAAFAIKETTAIAVLGMAAGFAVARVAGYESPSGVTFTNPLPRIGLRRALDAAGIALIVWILMFTTFGTNPRGIVDFFVAYVPWLKTGVSDTGHVKSAIYFPRLVLYYYWPLLIAAVPALVDVARTRCRDSIFFLTFFAVQLAVYSAIPYKTPWCVMPIVVPLVFLAAIGVQTAWRIAEPNLAARICLAAAMPAAVVAIGSYSWKVNFEQYDEDREPIVYVQTLRRYLEMIPVIDAAAKNDQGNSTEILIVDYQSPTKYYLRAYRNKTYYANAPELPVTTPVVIASKSYADKVREKLASPYVESRYPVWPGMELVLFVREDLTADPTKNGEPIDG, encoded by the coding sequence ATGTCGCTTCCCCGTTCATTTTTTCTCATCGCCGCGCTCGTGCGGCTCGTCGCGGGATTCGGGCGTTTTTCGCGACTCGATCTCAAACCAATGCACCACGACGAGGGCGTCAATCATCATTTCGTCGATCGGTTTCTGATCGGCGAGGGCTACGCCTACAGCCCTGATAATTTCCATGGTCCGTTGCTGTACGAGATTGCGTTTCCCGTGGTGGCGCTGTTGGGCGACGACGAAACCGTGCTGCGCGCGATGCCCGCCGTCATGGGACTCGTCGCGGTGGTCGCGACGCTCGCGGCGGCGCCACTCGTCGGCCCGGTCGGCGTGCTGTTCGGCGCGTCGGTGCTCGCCGTGGCGGCGCCCGACGTGTACTTTTCCCGCACGTTCATCCACGAGGTCTATCTCTCACTTTTTCTCATCGCGACGATCGTGTTCGGGCTCCGATTCCTCCGCGACGCGCGCCCGCGGGATCTGCACGGCACGCTGATCTCGCTCGTGGCCGCTTTCGCCATCAAGGAGACGACGGCGATCGCCGTCCTGGGCATGGCGGCGGGATTCGCCGTCGCGCGAGTCGCGGGGTACGAGTCGCCGTCGGGCGTGACGTTCACGAATCCTCTACCGAGAATCGGACTTCGCCGCGCGCTCGACGCCGCGGGCATCGCGCTGATCGTCTGGATCCTGATGTTCACGACGTTCGGCACGAATCCGCGCGGCATCGTGGATTTTTTCGTCGCCTACGTACCTTGGCTCAAGACGGGCGTCAGCGACACGGGCCACGTCAAGTCGGCGATCTACTTTCCCCGGCTCGTGCTCTATTACTATTGGCCGCTGCTCATCGCGGCCGTGCCCGCGCTCGTCGATGTCGCGCGCACCCGGTGTCGCGATTCCATCTTCTTCCTGACGTTTTTCGCCGTTCAGCTTGCCGTCTATTCGGCCATCCCGTACAAGACCCCGTGGTGCGTGATGCCGATCGTCGTGCCGCTCGTGTTTCTCGCGGCCATCGGCGTGCAGACCGCGTGGCGAATTGCCGAGCCGAATCTCGCGGCGCGGATCTGTCTCGCCGCTGCGATGCCGGCGGCCGTCGTCGCCATCGGGTCGTATTCGTGGAAGGTGAATTTCGAGCAATACGACGAGGATCGCGAGCCGATCGTTTACGTCCAGACGCTGCGTCGATATCTGGAGATGATTCCCGTCATCGACGCGGCGGCGAAAAACGATCAGGGAAACTCGACCGAGATCCTGATCGTGGACTATCAGAGCCCGACCAAGTATTACCTGCGTGCGTATCGCAACAAGACGTATTACGCGAACGCGCCGGAATTGCCCGTCACGACGCCGGTCGTGATCGCATCGAAGAGTTATGCGGACAAGGTGCGGGAGAAACTCGCGTCGCCGTATGTGGAGAGTCGTTACCCGGTCTGGCCGGGCATGGAACTGGTGCTGTTCGTCCGCGAGGATTTGACGGCGGACCCGACAAAGAACGGAGAACCGATTGACGGATGA
- a CDS encoding insulinase family protein, which produces MTDETLTIELPDGAVALLHENHDTPVVACMAYVRVGSADETPRQAGLAHLHEHMIFKGTPTRPVGRIAADIEAAGGDINAYTTFDHTCYYVTIASRWWPRALDVLTDAIRNASLDADELAKELRVIFEEMKRADDTPGQIVGNNLLKLLFARHPYRHPVIGRRKTLAAMTRDDVKAFFDAYYAPANVFYVLAGDFDAREARRMLEATARTAKAPEPEKPARPAEPRQTRPRAHVALSDVQETTFEVAWRVPSVGDPDSVVLDVLALVLGSGESSRLVQRVKRGKRLVHEVYAYNYSLRDHGVLAAGGVCAPRRTLAAVAAVLREAERFRQEPISNEELERAKRNIEADFVFERETPSGLAKKLGYSYLQFGRLDFDERYLATLAAVDAEAVRRAAWMYLDRSRANVSVLAPKPVAAGLDAKAVLAAVDAIKPVRAARAAGASTPEKATPVSPTLAAVHGRRARLRMTTLDNGMRLIVKETAQAPIFSMRTCVAGGSRYEKPETAGISRFLSRILTRGTKRRDALEFAKTVESLAGGISGFSGRNSIGITTEFLSRHLRTALELTAEALWVPSFDEAEIDRERHEQIASIRRREDALERRCMDLFLSTLFVRHPYGLPGAGTEESVRALTANRLRAFHRRLLDPRRMVVAIAGDVRFEEVVNLAEEYFGRHAGRTTSEAALAPEPIPDAPRSVVVHRDKEQAHLIVGFQGARLAGRDRHAIEVLNALLSGQGGRLFMELRDRRHLAYSVSSFNQEGVEPGAFGIYIGTSHGNVDAARKGIWEQIERLRSEPIGEDELEHAKNYLIGSTQIEMAHMSSVALSMALDELLGLGYRDPFRLAKAIERVQARDVLRAARHYLRPEAHVEALITAPGRT; this is translated from the coding sequence TTGACGGATGAAACGCTGACCATCGAACTGCCCGACGGCGCCGTCGCGCTGTTACACGAAAACCACGACACGCCGGTGGTCGCCTGCATGGCCTACGTGCGCGTGGGATCGGCCGACGAGACCCCCAGGCAGGCGGGTCTCGCGCACCTGCACGAACACATGATCTTCAAGGGGACGCCGACGCGGCCGGTCGGGCGCATCGCGGCGGACATCGAGGCGGCGGGCGGCGACATCAACGCTTACACGACCTTCGACCACACCTGCTACTACGTGACGATCGCGTCGCGCTGGTGGCCGCGCGCGCTCGATGTTCTGACCGACGCGATCCGCAACGCGAGCCTCGACGCGGACGAATTGGCGAAGGAACTGCGCGTCATCTTCGAGGAGATGAAACGCGCCGATGACACGCCCGGCCAGATCGTCGGCAACAACCTGCTCAAGCTCCTGTTCGCGCGCCACCCCTATCGCCACCCCGTCATCGGCCGGCGAAAGACGCTCGCCGCGATGACGCGCGACGACGTGAAGGCGTTCTTCGACGCGTACTACGCCCCAGCCAATGTGTTCTACGTTCTCGCGGGGGATTTCGACGCACGCGAGGCGCGGCGGATGCTCGAAGCCACCGCGCGAACGGCGAAAGCCCCCGAGCCGGAGAAACCGGCGCGCCCCGCCGAGCCGCGTCAGACGCGCCCGCGCGCGCACGTCGCGCTGTCCGACGTGCAGGAAACGACCTTCGAGGTCGCGTGGCGCGTGCCGAGCGTCGGCGATCCCGACAGCGTCGTGCTCGACGTGCTCGCGCTCGTGCTGGGTTCGGGCGAATCGTCGCGCCTCGTCCAGCGCGTCAAGCGCGGCAAGCGCCTCGTGCACGAGGTCTACGCCTACAACTACAGCCTGCGCGATCATGGCGTGCTCGCGGCGGGCGGAGTCTGCGCGCCGAGACGGACGCTCGCGGCGGTCGCCGCCGTGCTGCGCGAAGCCGAGCGATTCCGGCAGGAACCGATTTCGAACGAGGAACTCGAGCGCGCGAAGCGGAACATCGAGGCGGATTTCGTGTTCGAGCGCGAGACGCCCTCGGGTCTCGCGAAGAAACTCGGGTACTCGTATTTGCAATTCGGGCGGCTCGATTTTGACGAGCGCTACCTCGCGACGCTGGCCGCGGTGGACGCCGAGGCCGTGCGACGCGCGGCGTGGATGTATCTCGATCGTTCGCGGGCGAACGTGAGCGTGCTCGCGCCCAAGCCGGTCGCCGCCGGTCTCGACGCCAAAGCCGTGCTGGCCGCCGTGGACGCGATCAAACCGGTCCGCGCCGCGCGCGCCGCCGGGGCGTCCACCCCCGAGAAGGCAACACCGGTCTCGCCGACGCTCGCCGCGGTGCACGGGCGACGCGCTCGGCTGCGCATGACGACGCTTGACAACGGCATGCGCCTGATCGTGAAAGAAACCGCGCAGGCGCCGATCTTTTCGATGCGCACGTGCGTCGCGGGCGGATCGCGGTACGAAAAACCCGAGACGGCAGGGATCTCGCGATTCCTTTCCCGCATTCTCACGCGGGGGACGAAGCGCCGCGACGCGCTGGAATTCGCGAAGACGGTCGAGTCGCTCGCCGGCGGCATCAGCGGATTCTCCGGACGCAACAGCATCGGCATCACGACGGAGTTTCTGAGCCGCCACCTGCGCACGGCGTTGGAACTGACCGCCGAGGCGCTGTGGGTGCCCAGCTTCGACGAGGCCGAGATCGACCGCGAGCGGCACGAGCAGATCGCGTCGATCAGGCGCCGCGAAGACGCGCTCGAACGCCGGTGCATGGACCTGTTTCTCTCCACGCTCTTCGTGCGTCATCCCTACGGCTTGCCGGGAGCCGGCACGGAAGAATCGGTGCGCGCGCTGACGGCGAATCGGCTGCGTGCATTCCATCGCCGGTTGCTCGATCCGCGCCGGATGGTCGTCGCCATCGCGGGCGACGTGCGTTTCGAGGAGGTCGTCAATCTCGCCGAGGAGTATTTCGGACGCCACGCGGGTCGAACCACGTCCGAGGCGGCGCTCGCGCCGGAGCCGATTCCGGACGCGCCGCGCTCGGTGGTGGTGCATCGGGACAAGGAGCAGGCGCATTTGATCGTCGGGTTTCAGGGCGCGCGGCTGGCGGGACGCGATCGGCACGCGATCGAGGTGCTCAACGCGCTGCTGTCGGGGCAGGGCGGGCGGCTGTTCATGGAGCTTCGCGACCGCCGCCACCTCGCGTATTCGGTGTCGAGCTTCAATCAGGAAGGCGTCGAGCCCGGCGCGTTCGGCATCTACATCGGCACCTCGCACGGCAACGTCGATGCGGCGCGCAAGGGCATCTGGGAGCAGATCGAACGGCTGCGTTCGGAGCCGATCGGCGAAGACGAACTCGAGCACGCGAAAAACTACCTGATCGGCAGCACGCAGATCGAAATGGCGCACATGTCGTCGGTGGCGCTCTCGATGGCGCTCGACGAATTGCTCGGCCTGGGCTATCGCGATCCCTTCCGGCTGGCGAAGGCGATCGAGCGCGTGCAGGCGCGCGATGTGTTGCGCGCCGCGCGGCACTATCTGCGTCCCGAGGCGCACGTCGAGGCGCTCATCACGGCGCCCGGCCGCACGTAG